TGGAGGACCTGTGCAAGGCCGCCAAAGGCATCGGCCTGTCGTCGATAGAACTGCTGGGTCCGGATGACTGGCCTACTTTAAAGAAATATGGGCTAACCTGCGCCATGGCCTGGGGAGCGGAGAAAAGCCTGACGGAGGGATTTAACGAGCCGAAGTACCACGACGAGCTGGTGACCCGCTACGAGGCGATGATCCCGAAGGTGGCGGCTGCCGGGCATGACAACCTGATCTGCTTCTCGGGCAACCGCAACGGCATGGACGACGAGCAGGGCATGAAGAACTGCGCCGCTGGCCTGAAACGGCTGATGAAAACGGCGGAGAAGCATAAGGTGACGCTGTCGATGGAGCTGCTCAACAGCAAGGTCAATCACAAGGACTATATGTGCGACCACACCGAGTGGGGCGTTGAGCTGGCGAAGATGATTGGCTCAGACCGGTTTAAGCTGCTCTACGACATCTACCATATGCAGATCATGGAAGGCGACGTAATCCGCACGATTCAGGCAAGTCATCCCTATATATCGCATTACCACACGGGCGGCGTGCCCGGCCGCAATGAGATAGACGAGACGCAGGAGCTGTATTATCCCGCCATCATGCGCGCGATTCTGGCAACCGGCTACAAAGGGTTCGTGGGTCAGGAGTTCATCCCGGCCTCCGGGGAGCCGCTCGCCTCGCTGAAGGAGAGCGTGGTGATCTGCGACGTGTGAGCCATATATAAAATACGACTGCCCAGTAGTGAAACAGGTGGAGCGGCGGCATTATCCTATATAGGATAATGCCGCCGCTCCACCTGTTTATATATTTATATATGGCAAGGTGAGGGTTTATACCAGTATCAAATGGGTTTAATAGCATAACTGTCCAACCACCCCTGCCCCTCCTTGTCTTTTTCGAGGGCCCCTACCCCCAGGAGGGGAGCCTGCTACTGCTTTCTATAACTGTAAGGACTATAGTTGAAGGTATAGCTATCAAAATAAACGCTCCATATATAGCCAAATTTAACAGGCATTTGCCAAGAGGAAGAATGGTGAAGCAGTAAGGAAAACTCCCCTTCTTGGACTCTAAAGGGGGCCCCTTCACCCCCAGGAGGGGCAGGGGTGGTTCGATATAGTTGCAAAGCGAGTATGCCATATGCGCAAAAACTAATTGATAGTGGTGCATAAATATTCCCATATACAGGTCAGCCTGCTACTTCCGCAACCACCGTATTTAATATCTTGCCCCGCCTTACATCCGTACATGCTAATTCCTAATTTTTAATTTCTTATCGTGAAAGCAGTGAACATCTATATCATCACAGGAGCCAGCAAGGGTATTGGCAAGGCAATAGCAGAAGAACTGTTAAAGGACGGAAACAACCAGGTGGTGGGCGTGCAGCGGACCAACAGCATCAGCCACCCGAACTACCGCCACCAGCCCCTGGATTTCTCTGACATCGATGCCGTGGAGCACAACCTCCAAAAAGTATTTCTGCCTTACCCGGGTGCCGCCAGGCTGGTGCTGGTGAACAATGCCGGTGTGCTGGGAGACATCGGGTATATAGGCGAAGGGATGCCGAACGAGCGCTTCGAGTTTGTCTTCGATGTGAACGTGGTGGTGCCAGCCATGCTGATGAACACCTTTCTGCAGGTATATAAAGATCATCCGGCGCAGAAAGTGGTGGTGAACGTGAGTTCCGGTGCGGGAAAGTACCCCGTGGACGGTTGGGCCAGCTACTGCGCCTCCAAAGCCGCTATTGATATGCTGTCGCTGACGGTGCAGAAAGAGCAGGAGGTGCGTGGCACCAGTACCCGCATATATGCCCTTTCGCCGGGGGTGGTGGATACGGCCATGCAGGAGAGCATCCGGGAAGCCGACGCCAGCCGGTTCAGTGCCGTGGAGAAGTTCCGGGATTACAAAGCCCACGGAGAGCTGGCCTCGCCGGAGGAAGTAGGCCGGAAGATCGTGCACTTCCTGTATAACACGGAAAACTATAAGGAAGTAATTGTGTCGGTGCGGGATATGTGAGGCCATATATGACACCATATGGCGCAAGCCTTCTGGCTCGTGCGCTATAGTTGCTTTCCAACATTCCTGGTGTCCGGAATGTCACAGCCATATAGCCCCGCCCGGAAAGGCGGGGCTTTCCGCTTTTGGAGGGATAGACAAATGTTAACAGAAGCGGAGGAAAACGGCTTCATTTATATCAGATTTTGCAAATGTTTGCTTAACTGCGCTGAAAAAAGTAATTTATTCCGGCAAATCATCAGAAGCTACCCAATATGGATCACAAGGCAAGCATGCAGCAGTACTGGAAGCGCAACGTGCGCATCCTCCTCACCCTGCTGGGGATATGGTTCATTGTTTCGTTCGGGTGCGGCATCTTGCTGGTCGACGAGCTGAACCGGTTCCGGCTGGGCGGCTTTAAGCTCGGTTTCTGGTTTGCCCAGCAGGGCGCCATTTACTTCTTCGTACTCATCATCTTCGCCTACGTGTGGCTCATGAACAGGCTCGACCGCGAGTTTGACGTTGACGAAGCATAACCTCCCTCACACCTAAACAAATCCGAAATGGGAATTTTAACCTGGACATACATTCTGGTGGGGCTGAGTTTCGCCCTTTACATCGGCATTGCCATCTGGTCGCGCGCCGGCTCCACGAAAGAGTTTTATGTGGCGGGCGGCGGCGTGTCGCCGCTGGCGAACGGCATGGCCACCGCCGCCGACTGGATGTCAGCGGCCTCCTTTATCTCCATGGCGGGCCTCATCTCCTTCATGGGCTACGACGGCTCGGTTTACCTGATGGGCTGGACGGGCGGCTACGTGCTGCTGGCCCTGCTGCTGGCGCCCTACCTGCGCAAGTTCGGCAAGTTCACCGTCCCTGATTTTGTGGGCGACCGCTATTATTCCCGGACCGCGCGGCTGGTGGCCGTGGTCTGCGCCATATTCATCTCGTTTACCTATGTGGCGGGGCAGATGCGGGGCGTGGGCATCGTGTTCTCCCGTTTCCTGGAGGTGCAGATAGAGACGGGCGTGGTGATCGGGATGGTGATTGTGCTGTTTTATGCGGTGCTGGGCGGCATGAAGGGCATTACCTACACGCAGGTGGCGCAGTATTGCGTGCTGATTTTCGCCTATATGGTGCCGGCCATTTTCATCTCGCTCATGCTCACCGGCAACCCCATCCCGCAGCTCGGCCTTGGCAGCGAACTGAAGGAGGGTGGTTATATGCTGGACAAACTCGACGGGATGCTGACGGAGCTGGGCTTCGCTGCCTTCACGAGCGGGAGCAAGGCCACCATCGACGTGTTCTTTATCACAGCGGCGCTGATGGTGGGCACCGCCGGGCTGCCGCACGTGATCGTGCGCTTCTTCACGGTGCCGCGCGTGCGCGATGCCCGGATGTCGGCTGGCTACGCGCTGGTTTTCATTGCCATTTTATATACCACCGCGCCGGCCGTCGGAGCTTTCGGGATGTACAACATGCTGCAGACCACCAGCAACCAGCCCATAGCCGATATGCCCCAGTGGGTGACCAACTGGCAGAAAACGGGCCTGATTGCCCTGGACGACAAGAACGGCGACGGACGCATCCAGTATGTAAAAGGCCCGGAGCAGAACGAGCTGATCATCGACAAAGACATCATGGTGCTGGCCAACCCCGAGATTGCGCAGCTGCCCAACTGGGTGATTGCGCTGGTGGCGGCGGGCGGGCTGGCGGCGGCGCTCTCCACGGCGGCGGGCTTGCTGCTGGTTATCTCCACGTCCATCTCCCACGACCTGCTGAAGAAGTCTTTCATGCCGGATATCTCGGAGAAAAGCGAGTTGATTGCGGCCCGCGTGGCCGCCGCTGTAGCCGTGATTGTCGCGGGGTATTTCGGCATCAACCCGCCGGGCTTTGTGGCCGAGGTGGTGGCTTTTGCCTTCGGCCTGGCCGCCGCGTCGTTTTTCCCGGTCATCATCATGGGCATCTTCTCGAAGCGCATGAACCGGGAGGGGGCCATCGCCGGGATGGTGACCGGGCTGGTGTTCACCATCGCCTATATATCCTACTTCAAGTTCATCAGCCCCGAGATGGACAAGCCTGAGAACTGGCTGTTCCATATATCGCCGGAGGGCATCGGGACGCTGGGGATGATCCTGAACTTTGCCGTCTCCTTCGCCGTCTCCCGGATGACGCCGCCTCCGCCCGTCGCTGTGCAGGAACTGGTGGAGGAGATACGGGTGCCGCGCGGTGCAGAAGCCGCCGCCGTGGCGCATTAGCACCGCCGCCTCCAGTGGAAGGAACGGCAGACAAAAGCAGCCTGTGCAGGTGCTTTTGTCTGCCGTTTTGCCTAACTTATATCGGAGCGGCCGCATATTTCCTGCCGCCCCGCCGCAGACAGGCCTAATACAGTTGTTTGAACACAGGAACCAGCGGGGAGCCACGGTCGCGTAGGATTTATATATCCCATGCCGCAGATGGACTGCGTATATATAAAAGCACTCAAAATATATAGTACCGCATATAAACACTTTGCTTTATGACGAACTACCAGATTAAAACCTATGAAGAATACCAGCAAGCCTATGCCCGTAGTGTAGAGGACCCGGAGAGTTTCTGGGCCGGCATCGCCGACACCTTCACCTGGCGCAAAAAGTGGGACAAGACGCTGGAGTGGAATTTTCAGGAGCCGGACATCAAGTGGTTCCAGGGAGGAAAGCTCAACATTACCGAAAACTGCCTGGACCGCCACCTGAAGACGCGCGGCAACAAGCTGGCCCTGATCTGGGAGCCGAACGACCCGAAGGAGCGTTTTATCCGCTACACCTACCGCGAGCTGTACGAGAAGGTCTGCCAGTTTGCCAACGTGCTGAAGAAGAACGGCGCGAAGAAGGGCGACCGCATCTGCATTTATATGCCCATGATTCCCGAGCTGGCTTTCGCCGTGCTGGCCTGCGCCCGCATCGGTGCCGTTCATTCGGTGGTGTTCGCCGGTTTCTCCGCCTCGGCGATGGCCGACCGCATCAATGACGCGCAGTGCAGCATGGTGCTGACCTCTGACGGCCTGAACCGCGGCGCCAAACAGATACCCGTGAAGCGCGTGGTGGATGAGGCGCTGGAGCACTGCGCCTCGGTGCAGAAAGTGATTGTGGTGGAGCGCCTGGGCTGGGCCGTGAACATGGTGGAGGGCCGCGACGTGTGGTACCATGACGAGGTGCAGGGGGTGAGCAAAGAGTGCCCCGCCGAGGAGATGGACGCCGAGGACATGCTCTTTATTTTATATACCTCCGGCTCCACGGGCAAGCCCAAAGGCGTGGTACACACCTGCGGCGGCTATATGGTGTACGCCCAGTACACGTTTATGAACGTGTTTCAGTACCAGGAGAGCGACGTGTACTGGTGTACCGCCGACATCGGCTGGGTGACGGGCCATACCTACCTGCTGTACGGGCCGCTGCTCTCGGGGGCCACCACGCTCATGTTCGAGGGCGTGCCCACCTACCCCGACAATGGCCGCTTCTGGCAGGTGGTGGACAAATTCAGCGTCTCGATTTTCTATACCGCGCCAACGGCCATCCGGGCGCTGATGGGCGGCGATATCGAGGATGTGCTGTCCTACAGCCTCGACTCGCTGCGGGTGCTCGGCTCGGTAGGAGAGCCCATCAACGAAGAGGCCTGGCACTGGTACCACACCCACGTGGGCAAAAACCGCTGCCCGGTGGTGGACACCTGGTGGCAGACCGAGACGGGCGGCATCATGATATCTTCGCTGGCGAACGTGACGCCCACCAAGCCTGCCCACGCCGCCTATCCGCTGCCGGGGGTACAACCCATTCTGGTGGATGCCGAGGGAAATGAAATCACAGAGAACGAGGTGGAGGGCTACCTGTGCATGAAGTTCCCGTGGCCAGGCATCATCCGGACCACCTACGGCGACCATGAGCGCGCCCGCCTCAGCTATTTCTCCACCTACAAAGGCCTCTACTTTACCGGCGACGGCGCCAAGCGCGACGGGAACGGCCTGTACCGCATCATCGGCCGCGTGGACGATGTGATAAACGTGTCGGGGCACCGCTTCGGGACGGCTGAGATTGAGGAAGCCATCAACCACAACGAGCACGTGGTGGAGTCGGCGGTGGTGGGCTACCCACATGATGTGAAAGGGCAGGGCATCTATGCCTTCGTCATTTGCAGAGACGTACCGGAGCATGTAGATTGGTTGCGGGCAGAGATTGTGGAGACGGTGGTGGAGAAAATAGGCAAGATAGCGCGGCCCGACAAAATCCAGATTGTGAGCGGCCTGCCCAAAACGCGCTCCGGCAAGATCATGCGCCGCATCCTGCGCAAAGTGGCCGAAGGCGACACCTCCAACCTCGGCGACACCTCCACGCTGCTGGACCCAGCGGTGGTTGACGAGATAAAGGAAGGAGCGTTGTAGCGCTGAGGAAAGCTCTTGTTGAAAAATCCTGCAGCTCATACTGCAGGATTTATATTATGGTAAAAGAAGGGGGTTGTTGGGTTTTGAATGATATTTTTTCTGCGGATAGCTTTTTTATAATGATACTTACTTTACCATTTGCTGTTAATTATGAAAGTAGAGAAAAAATTATATTTATGTAGGTTTTATCATGAAACCTGTCTAGAGTTTCCGGTAAGAGCTTAAATCAGGGTTTGAAACAGCTTTCAAAGCTGCAATCACTTCAAAATCTATGATTTTTAAGGCACAATTGAGACTATTTTACTGCTGACTCTATTCATATGGTATCAAAAACCGGCAAAAATCAGAAACCCTAAACAGCTTCATGTTGTGCGAAATAAATGATAAAATAAAATGAACAGAATAGATGAAGTAGAAACAGGAGGTATAGATGTTCATCCTTTCGCATTCTATCCTGAAATGATTCAATGGAAGCTTCAACAAAAAAATAATGTAACAATAGAGCACTTGCACAAGTCCTTAGCAATCTCGATTATTATTGACTGTGCATGTTTAATAGAGGGAGTACTTAATATAATTAATAAAGAATTGCTTCAGGACGCACGGCACTCAAAAAATTCACTACAACATCGGTTACTAACTCTATTAGAGCAACGCCTTGAAAAGGGTCAATTTAGTGAATATACTAATATATATAGTACTCTCGTGGGTAGGGAGATAAAAGTTTTGGTGGGAAATGAATCTTGGAAAAGCATTGTGACATTGTTCTCTTTTAGGAATAATTTGGTTCATGGAAACGTAATTGAAATTACCGAACATAAATCAAATCGAGGAGTTAGGGTTGAAGTTTTTAACACCTATAAAAGAATTTATGAATATCTTCTGGAGAAGAAGTTGATTGATGTATATACTCTCGAACCTGAAAACCTTTTGTTCAACGAAAGTATTTTATCATTCTTCTATGAATCAACAATAGGATTTATCAGAGTGTTAGTGAAAAATGCGCCTAAGCGCTCACAAGACTATATAAGAGAGATGACTACCTTTTTAGAGAGTAAATAAGGCCATATTGGGGAGGAGGCATTTTTGTATTTGTTCCTTTTGGACGCTGAAGTAATGAAAATATAGACTTGGAATATCATGTTTTTTAAAAGCAACTAATCATATATATAATATTCCAAAACAGTTATAATAGGGTATGATTACAAAGTATGACATTCTCTCCAAACTGAAAGAGCTGAAACCAGCACTTAACAGAGACTATGCGGTTAAAGAAATTGGATTGTTCGGTTCATTTTCGGACGATTCGTACAATGAGCACAGTGACATTGACTTACTGGTGGAACTGGAAAGGCCTATCGGGTGGAAATTCTTCTCCCTGGAGCTATACCTCGAGAAAATATTTGGCCGAAAAATCGACCTGGTGACTAAAAATGCGCTCAAAGACCAGATCAAAGACGGTATCCTGCAGCAAGTTGAATACGTGTAAGTGAAGAGGAATAGAAGAACATATAGAATGTATCTTGAAGACATTCTTGTGTCTATTAACCGCATAGTTGAATATATGGAGGGGTATACCTTTGTTGACTTCAAGAGAGATCATAAAACAGTTGATGCGGTGATTCGGAATTTCGAGGTTATCGGAGAAGCCTCAAATAAATTGCCGAAGGAAATAAAATCAAAATATCCGATGGTTCCTTGGGCTGAGATGTACTTGTTGAGAAACAAGATTTCTCATGAGTACTTTGGAGTTGACTTTGAAATAATCTGGGATGTTGCCACGAATCATTTACCTGACAATAAAATTCAAATAGAAGAAATATTGAATAAAGAAAAGTAAAGAAGCAAACTAATGCCGGGCAGTTTTAGGTAAGACTAAGCAATTTTCCCCGCTATAACTCTCTTACTTATCTTGCAAACAGCTAAGGGAAGGCTATTTCACAACAACTAACAATTACCAATCAGCAATTCCCACTACCTTGCCTCCAAGGCATATCCTATGCCTATATGTAATCACCTTTTAAAGCACGCTACAAATGCAGGTAATACGGCTGCAGCAGTGCTATAAACTCCTGTGTGTAGGTTGCCTTGTCGGCCTCCCGTATATATAGCCGCCTGCTTAGAGGCTGGCCTACAGGGGCAAAGCCGAATGTCTGGATATGGCGGATGCACTTGCCGCCTCTATAGGTGAAGACCTCCACCGTTTCTGCTAAGTGAAAACCGTATGCCTGCGCCGCTTTCTGAAAAAGGGCCGCTTCGGCAGGTGGGAGCAAGAGGAACAGGTGGCCCTGCGGCGTGAGGTGCTGCCGTGCGAAATGCAAGATGTCCTCGAAAAGCAAGTCGCCGGTGTGGCGTGCGGTATTTTTGGCCGCATTCTCTGATTTGAGCGAGGCCAGGAAAAACGGCGGGTTTGATAAAATCACGTCATAGGGCTGCTGTGCCGCATAATGTTGTAGCGGCTCAGCGTGCAGCCGAAGCCGGTCAGCCCAGGGACTCACCGCGAAGTTCTCCCTCGCCTGCACCTGCGCCTCCGGATTTATTTCCACGGCATCCACCACAGCCTCGCTTCGCTGCGCCACCATCAGCGACAGCAATCCGGTGCCTGCCCCAATGTCCAGCACCCGCCGCGCACCCGCCACATCTATATAAGCCCCGAAAAGGCAGGAATCCGTACACACCTTCATCGCACACCTGTCCTGCGCTACCCGGAACTGCTTAAACTGGAAAAAGTCGTTTGGCATGGGGAGGAAGTCTTGAATGAGTGATTCAGTGATTGAGTGAATAGAGAGAATTTTGAATGAGCGGAGATTGGTATATATAGAATTTGAAAGGCTATCCTGAAATCATCTAGGCTCAGATAGTTAATGTTCTTTGCAACTTGCCCACAAGATCCCCCGAATCAAGTTCGGGATTTACCACTTGCAGGACGACAGATGAGGGGGAAAAGAATTTATTCAGTTATTCAATTATTCAAAATTCACTCATCCACTCAACCACTCATTCAAAATTCAGAGCTCAACCCGGCTGCGAGGCACCGGACTCGAAGCCCTGGTCGATGAGCAGGCTGGGGGAGAGGGCGCTGGCAACGGCCAATTCGTCGCAGCGTTCGTTTTCGGGATGGCCGTTGTGGCCGCGTATCCACACAAATTTTACCTGGTGCTTCGGGTAGATGCGCAGGAAACGGGCCCACAGGTCGGCGTTGGCTTTGCCCTTGAAGCCTTTCTTCTGCCAGCCGAACACCCAGCGCTTTTCCACGGCGTCCACCACGTATTTTGAGTCGGAGTAAACAGTAACGGGCATGCCGGGCTTGGTGATGGCCTCCAGCCCCACAATCACGGCCAGTAGTTCCATGCGGTTGTTCGTGGTTTTGCGGAAGCCCTCGCTCATTTCCTTTACATGCTGCTTCCAGCGCAAAATCACGCCATAGCCGCCAGGGCCGGGGTTTCCGCGGGAAGAGCCGTCTGTAAAAAGTTCGATCATGGGTTAGTTTTGAATGAGCGGATGAGTGATTGAGCAAATTAATTTTGAATGACTGACTTTTGAATGACTGAATAATCTTTCCCCTGATAAATCATCCTATATGGGGCCTGGTGGCTGGGCATAAACCGCTTACTACCTAAAGCTATATCCTCTCGACTTAAATACAGGCTCCATGAATTCAATTGTTCAAAACTCAGTTATTCATAATTATAAATTCGTCTTGAAGAGCTTGATAGCGATGGCCAGCAGGATGATGCCGAAAATCTTACGGAGGGCGTCGGCACCCGACTTGCCGAGCTTTCGCTCTATGTAGGCCGAGCCTTTGAGCACCACATATACGAAGCCCAGGTTTAGGACAATGCCCACCAGCACGTTCGGGAGGGAGTAGGCGGCGCGCAGCGAGAGGAGCGTCGTCATGGTGCCGGCCCCCACGATCAGCGGGAACGCCAGCGGCACAATGGAGCCGCTCTTCGACTCCGGGTCACTGTGGAAAAAGTCCTTTCCCAGGATCATCTCCAGGCCGATCAGGAAGATGATGATGGCCCCGGCCATGGCGAAGGATTGGAAATCAATGGCGAACAGTTTAAGGATAGACTCGCCCAGGAACAGGAACGCGATCATCAGGATGGCAGACACAATGGTTGCCTTGCCCGACTCTATACGGCCCTCGCGCTTGCGCAGCTCGATGATGATGGGGATGGAGCCGATGATATCGATGACGGCAAAGAGCGTGAGCGTGACAGAAGCTATCTCCTTGAAACTAAAAATGTCGTTTAAGTTCACCTTATTTATATATGCGGAGTTGCGCGGGTTATATATAAACAGGGTAGTTATTTACCGTTGTCTTATATATAGCCACGCCACCTTGTCTCAAGCCGCAAAGGTAGTAGACTTAAGCGTAATAGTGCAGGAAAAAGCGCTTCAGTTCTTCGTACTCTTCGTCGAGGATAGCCGGAAAGTTGGCAATGCGGAAGGTATTGCGGGCCCAGGGGCCGTAGCCGTTGCCCAGGCGCATGTCATGGGACAGGGCGCGCTTCTTCAACTCGTCCACCAGCTTCTCGCTTCCCTGCAGCGCCAGCACTGTTTTAGACCGCACCTCCTCGTTCTCCACCAGCAGCGTGATATCCGTGAACTGCGCGAAAAAGGCATATAAATCCTGTGCCCTGGCGGTCAGCTCCCCGTCAATGGTCTTGATAAAGGGTCGGTCTTCGAGCACGCGCTTCATCAGGTACAGGTTGAGCACGTTGGGCGTGTGCGTGGTCTGGTAATTCAGCATCTTCTCATATATAGAAACCATGCTGTTATAGTGTGCCCGCTCGGCTATTTTCTTCGCCCGGAAAATGGTGCGCGGCGAGCAGGCCATCACGGCCAGCCCGGCGGGCAGGCCAAAGCACTTCTGCACCGAGGCAAACCATATATCCGCCTTAATCATTTTGAGGTTGAGACCCGCCATGGAAGAGGTCGCGTCCACGGCAATCAGGGTGTCGCGGAAACGGTTGTGCAGGTTCAGGATGCAGGTAGGCGTCACCTGCGTGCCGTTCGATGTCTCGTTCTGCGTGAAGCAGATCAACTCCGTATCCGGGCTCACCTGTACCTCATGCACCGGCATGGGGCTGTTCAGGTCAAACGCAAATCCCTCGGAATTGGGGCGCAGCTTTTTAGCATACTGAAACCACTTCTCCCCGAACGAGCCGTTGTATATATGGGAGCTCTTGTTTTTGGTGAGGCTCTGGATGAGTATTTCCCAGCACTCCGTGGCCGAGGACGTGAAGAAGATGTGGTAGTCCTGCGGAATGTTGAGCCTGCGCCTGATAAGCCCGACCAGGTCGCGCGACAGCTGCACGAACTGATCTCCTCTGTGTGGCGTGCTCATGATTCCTTCGTCATACGCGTCTACCAGGTAGTTACGTACTTCAGGGTATACTTTGGAGGGGCCTGGATAGAAGTTGAGCATGCGCGTAAAGGTATTGAATTTATATAGTAATAACTATATATAATCTTGGTGAAAAAGCTGACGCCTGTATAACGGCCAGGCAAGCTAATTCTTTGCACCGAACCCGATTTGTTTTGGCTTCAGGCGCTCAAAGTACTGAAGCGCAAGCCGGTAACTTTCCAGTCCGAAGCCGCTGATGCTGCCTTTGCAGTAAGGCGCGATCATGCTCTTGTGGCGGAAGGCCTCGCGGGCGTATACGTTGGAGATGTGAACCTCCACCACCGGCACCTCTATCGCCTTGATGGCATCAGAGAGGGCCACGGAGGTATGGGTGTAGGCGCCGGCGTTAAAGATGATGCCTTTGTAGTCGCTGAAGCCCACCTCATGCAGCTTGTCTATCAGCGCGCCCTCCGTGTTCGACTGAAAGTAGGAGAGCTCCAGCGCCGGCAGGTCTTGCTTCAACTCCTCAAAATAATCTTCGAAAGAGCGGCTGCCATATATTGATTTCTCGCGGTGGCCCAGCAGGTTCAGGTTCGGGCCGTTCAGGATAAGGATCTTCATAGGTTGGGTATCGTATTGCAAATTTCCGAGGCTACAAAGGTACGTATTAAGTATCTTTGCTGTTGGAAAATTGTTTGATTGTTGGATGTGTAAATTGCTGCGGGAACATGAATGTCACCTTAACAAGTGCATTTTACTCATCCTAATTCATAATTTCTAATTTTTAATTTCTAATCTTATTTCGTGAACTGGCCTGTCTGCATCAAACAATTCGAGGAGTACCTGAAGCTGGAGAAGTCGCTCTCGCGCCACTCCGTGGAGGCCTACCTGCGCGACATCGGGAAGCTAGCGGATTTCCTGGACATGAAGAAGCTGCGGGTGGCGCCCGAGCATATAACGCCTGCCATCCTCCGCGACTTTCTGGAGTGGATTGGGGAACTGGGGATGACACCCCATTCGCAGGCCCGCACCCTGTCCGGCATCCGCGCCTTCTACAAGTTCCTGATCATGGAGGACATGCTGCAGAACGACCCCACCGACACCATCGAGGCGCCAAAGCTGCGCCGCAAGCTGCCCGACACACTGCACTTCCATGAGATAGAGCAGATGCTGGCCGCCATCGACCTGTCGACGCCAGAAGGCACCCGCAACCGCGCCATGCTGGAAACGCTTTATTCCTCCGGGCTGCGCGTCACCGAGCTGCTCGACCTGAAAATCAGCAACCTCTACGAGGACATGGGCTTCCTGAAGGTGGCCGGTAAAGGCGACAAAGAGCGCCTGGTGCCGATTGGCCGCGATGCCCTGAAGCACATCCAGCTATATCGGGAGGGGGTGCGCTGCCACCTTACCATCAAAAAAGGCCACGAAGACGTTTTGTTCCTGAACCGGCGCGGGGCCAAAATGTCGCGCGTGATGATGTTCATGATCATCAAAGAGGTGGCCGCCAAAGCCGGCATCCAGAAAACGGTGAGCCCGCACACTTTCCGCCACTCCTTCGCCACGCACCTGATAGAAGGCGGCGCCGACCTGCGCGCCGTGCAGGAAATGCTGGGCCACGAGTCTATCACCACTACCGAAATCTATACGCACCTGGACAGGGACTACCTGAAGCAGGTAATCAAGGATTACCACCCGAGAAGTTAGTTTGATTCTGGCAAGGGGCTTGCAGGAACCCCCGAACTGCTTCGGGGCAGGTGCGCACATTGCGAGGTCTGTACTATATATAACCAAAAGCAAAACACCCTCACAACTTTAGAGATTGTGAGGGTGCTTTTATTATGGGGAAGGAGTACAGCCTTTAAGCAGGCATCAGTTCCTTCAGTTCGCTTACCACTTTTGTCATCGAGGACTTCGCGTCGCCGAAAAGCATCAGGCAATTGGGGTAACCAAACAGCTCGTTCTCGATGCCCGCGTAGCCAGCGCTCATACCGCGCTTGCAAACGATGACGGTGCGCGCCTTGTCGGCGTTCAGAATCGGCATGCCATATATGGGGCTGGCCGGATTGGTGCGGGCGGCAGGGTTCACCACGTCGTTGGCGCCGA
This window of the Pontibacter russatus genome carries:
- a CDS encoding MarC family protein, with protein sequence MFSFKEIASVTLTLFAVIDIIGSIPIIIELRKREGRIESGKATIVSAILMIAFLFLGESILKLFAIDFQSFAMAGAIIIFLIGLEMILGKDFFHSDPESKSGSIVPLAFPLIVGAGTMTTLLSLRAAYSLPNVLVGIVLNLGFVYVVLKGSAYIERKLGKSGADALRKIFGIILLAIAIKLFKTNL
- a CDS encoding aminotransferase class V-fold PLP-dependent enzyme, whose product is MLNFYPGPSKVYPEVRNYLVDAYDEGIMSTPHRGDQFVQLSRDLVGLIRRRLNIPQDYHIFFTSSATECWEILIQSLTKNKSSHIYNGSFGEKWFQYAKKLRPNSEGFAFDLNSPMPVHEVQVSPDTELICFTQNETSNGTQVTPTCILNLHNRFRDTLIAVDATSSMAGLNLKMIKADIWFASVQKCFGLPAGLAVMACSPRTIFRAKKIAERAHYNSMVSIYEKMLNYQTTHTPNVLNLYLMKRVLEDRPFIKTIDGELTARAQDLYAFFAQFTDITLLVENEEVRSKTVLALQGSEKLVDELKKRALSHDMRLGNGYGPWARNTFRIANFPAILDEEYEELKRFFLHYYA
- a CDS encoding tRNA1(Val) (adenine(37)-N6)-methyltransferase, coding for MPNDFFQFKQFRVAQDRCAMKVCTDSCLFGAYIDVAGARRVLDIGAGTGLLSLMVAQRSEAVVDAVEINPEAQVQARENFAVSPWADRLRLHAEPLQHYAAQQPYDVILSNPPFFLASLKSENAAKNTARHTGDLLFEDILHFARQHLTPQGHLFLLLPPAEAALFQKAAQAYGFHLAETVEVFTYRGGKCIRHIQTFGFAPVGQPLSRRLYIREADKATYTQEFIALLQPYYLHL
- the xerD gene encoding site-specific tyrosine recombinase XerD, which produces MNWPVCIKQFEEYLKLEKSLSRHSVEAYLRDIGKLADFLDMKKLRVAPEHITPAILRDFLEWIGELGMTPHSQARTLSGIRAFYKFLIMEDMLQNDPTDTIEAPKLRRKLPDTLHFHEIEQMLAAIDLSTPEGTRNRAMLETLYSSGLRVTELLDLKISNLYEDMGFLKVAGKGDKERLVPIGRDALKHIQLYREGVRCHLTIKKGHEDVLFLNRRGAKMSRVMMFMIIKEVAAKAGIQKTVSPHTFRHSFATHLIEGGADLRAVQEMLGHESITTTEIYTHLDRDYLKQVIKDYHPRS
- the aroQ gene encoding type II 3-dehydroquinate dehydratase, which produces MKILILNGPNLNLLGHREKSIYGSRSFEDYFEELKQDLPALELSYFQSNTEGALIDKLHEVGFSDYKGIIFNAGAYTHTSVALSDAIKAIEVPVVEVHISNVYAREAFRHKSMIAPYCKGSISGFGLESYRLALQYFERLKPKQIGFGAKN
- a CDS encoding HepT-like ribonuclease domain-containing protein; translated protein: MYLEDILVSINRIVEYMEGYTFVDFKRDHKTVDAVIRNFEVIGEASNKLPKEIKSKYPMVPWAEMYLLRNKISHEYFGVDFEIIWDVATNHLPDNKIQIEEILNKEK
- the rnhA gene encoding ribonuclease HI, translating into MIELFTDGSSRGNPGPGGYGVILRWKQHVKEMSEGFRKTTNNRMELLAVIVGLEAITKPGMPVTVYSDSKYVVDAVEKRWVFGWQKKGFKGKANADLWARFLRIYPKHQVKFVWIRGHNGHPENERCDELAVASALSPSLLIDQGFESGASQPG